Within Mongoliitalea daihaiensis, the genomic segment TAACTACAGCAAACAGAAGCTACAACAACCTATGAAGCAACAGAACAGCAGTTTATTGAAAAAATATATTCCGATTTTGGAATGGCTGCCTACTTACAAAAAAACAGATCTACAAGGGGATTTATCAGCTGGCCTAACAGTCGGTATCATGCTAATCCCACAAGGTATGGCTTATGCGATGCTAGCTGGTCTGGAACCTATCCACGGATTATATGCAGTAACCATCCCTTTGATCTTATACGCAATTTTTGGTACTTCCCGTCAGTTAGCAGTAGGCCCTGTTGCAATGGTTTCCTTATTGACAGCTGCAGGGATTGCAACTCTAAACCCTTCCTCTCCAGAGCAATATCTAATGCTTGCGTTATCATTGGCATTTTTGGTTGGCGTAATTCAGTTTGGTATGGGGGTACTTAAATTAGGCTTTGTTGTCAATTTCCTCTCCCACCCTGTCATCAATGGGTTTACCTCCGCTGCTGCAATCATCATCGGTTTGAGCCAAATCAAGCATTTGTTTCGAATCAATTTACCGAATTCTGAGCATGTACAAGAAATGTTTGTGGCGATTTATACAAATATTTCAGACATCCATTGGGTCACTTTTGGAATTGGAGTGTTGGGAATCATCATCATTAAATTTGGAAAAAAGATACATCCCTCCTTCCCCGCTCCACTCGTAGCAGTTATTGTAGGAATTGGACTAGTAGCAGGCTTTGACCTCACGAGTCAAGGAGTAAAAATTGTAGGAGATGTACCGAGTGGTCTTCCTACCTTTTCAAGTCCTTCATTTGACTTAGAGTCATTAAAAACCTTATTCCCAATCGCATTGACGATTTCATTGGTTGGTTTTGCAGAAAGCTTTGCAGTGGCCAAAACAATCCAAGCAAAACATAAAAACTATCAATTGAATGCCAATCAAGAATTGATTGCACTTGGCATGGCTAATTTCGGTTCGGCTTTCTTTAAAGGATATCCTGTAACTGGAGGGTTTTCACGTACTGCTGTCAATAATCAGGCAGGAGCAAAAACAACCATGTCCTCGATCATTTCAGCTGTTTTAATTATTTTGACCCTTTTATTCTTTACTGGTTTATTCTACAATTTACCAAGTGCAATTTTAGCAGCTGTTGTCTTGGTGGCTGTCTCAGGTTTGATCGATTATAAAGAGCCAATCCACTTATGGAAAAAGGATAAGGCAGATTTTGTCATGCTGATGGCTACCTTTATCATTACGCTCACCTTAGGCATTGAAACGGGTATAATTTCAGGCATGGTTCTTTCCTTATTGGTGGTCATTTACAAAGCTACCCGGCCACATATGGCCAAGCTTGCAAAGGTTCCAGGAACAACGATTTACAGAAATATCAGTCGGTTCGAAAATCTACAAGAGAGAAAAGATATTTTGGTTTTAAGAATCGATGGTCCAATTTACTTTGCAAATGTAGCTTACATTAAATCCAAAATTGATGAATGGGTTTTGGAAAAAGATGGAGAACTGCGATTGATAGTCTTAAATATGGAAAGTGTAACGCATATAGACAGTACAGGCGCTCATGAACTCCATGAATGGTTTGCAATATGGAAAAAGGCAGGTATCATAGGCTCTATGAGTAGCGTAAAAGGCCCAATCAGGGATGTATTGAACCGATGGAATTTGATTGAAGAAATTGGTAAAGACAATATTTTCATTGATGACAATTCCGCCTGTGGATCATATGATCACGAAATAGATCCAAAGATCTTGGAAGAAATTAATTCATACGCCACTCAAACTACAGTAAAATAATGTGCACCACTAATCTTAACAAATTCTTTGATTACAACAAAGCCTGGGCTTCTGAAATTTTAAAAGAAAACCCTACCTACTTCACAGATATCAAAGAAGGACAAAAACCCATTGCCCTCTTACTCGGCTGTTCGGATAGCAGGGTGTCCCCTTCCACAGTCTTGGGCAATAATCTTGGAGAGTTTTTCATTCACCGAAATATTGCCAATGTTGTGTCCCATACAGATCTAAACTTTCTTTCGGTCATGCAATATGCTGTTGAAAGTTTGGGTGTAAAAGACATCATTGTCTATGGACATTACGGTTGCGGAGGGATCAAAGCTGCATTTGAAAACAAAACCAATGGCTTGATTGATAACTGGCTTGCCAATATCAAAGATGTCATCAGGCATCATAAAGCCGAATTGGACGACTTGGAAAACTACGATGACAAAATCAACCTACTTGTAGAAATGAATGTGTTGGAACAAATCGAAAACATCAAACAAACTTCTGTATACAAAAAAGCTGTGGACAGAGGAGAGGGTTTGAGACTTCATGCCTGGGTATTCGACTTTTCAACAGGGCTTGTTCATGATGTCAAAAAGAAATACAATTTAGAACCAGCTCACATTTAAAAAAGGGCCGTCTTTTGATGAAAGACGGCCCTTTTTTAAATGTTTAGAATTGGAGAAGCTACTGCTTGTTATCTCACTAATCTTTCGTAATCAATTCCTCAAAATCATCTCGGATATAAATCACATTTCTGCCCAATTCAATCCATTTCTTTTTTTCCAACTGTTTTAAAAGTCTAGAGATCACTTCTCTGGAAGTACCGAGTTCATTGGCAATCTCCTGATGCGTTATACTGAGTTCATTTGCTTTATACTGCTTCATCTTTGTCACAATATAGCGCATCAATCGCTCATCCATACGTTTGAAAGCTACAGCGTCTAGGGCTACTAACATTTCCTGAAACCTTGCCTGATAGGTATTAGCTACAAAATCCTTCCATTGCTTAAACTGATCTGTCCATTCCTCGTGTTTTTGTAAGGGAATTCCCAGAATAATTGTCTTTTCTTCCGCAACAGCTTTGATTTCAGAAGGTTTAGATGCCGAACAACACGTCAATGATAAGGCACAAGTCTCACCTGGTTCTAAGTAATACAAAAACAGCTCTTTTCCATCATCATCCATCCGCAATATTTTAATTGCACCATCAAGAACTACTGGCACCATTTTTATAAATTGCCCCGGCTCTGTAATAATTTTACCGGACGGAAATTCATGTATTGTCCCATGCGCTAGCATAGATTTTAAAAGATTGGGATCGGTGATATTAGGTAATTTAAGCTTTAACTCTTCAACTTCCATAGGTAACTTTTTTCAAAAATAGATGCGATGATGAATGTAAGTTAGTGATAATGGTCACAAAAAAAAAGGCGGGAAAAATTTTCCCGCCTTTTTCACACCACTAAACCTATGTTTATCACTAAGCGCTCAAATTCCTTGAGTGTACTCGCAAATTGATGATTCAAAAATACAGTACCTATCACATTTGCAATAGAATAAAAATCATGGACTGAGATGATTTTGATCATACAAAATGGCCTAAAATAGATGGAAATTCGGGTATCCAAAAACCAAAAACCCTAAAGCCATGAAGCGACTCATTGTTCCTATTGACTTTTCCACCTACTCAGACAACGCGTTTATGACAGCAATCAAAATCGCACAAAAGTCTGAAGCGACAATAACCTGCATAAATGTAGTGAGTACCGAATTGGATTGGAAAAATCTATCTCCAGAAAGAAAAATCAAATTCCCTCATATCATTGACTTGGAGGCAGAAGCTAAAGAAAAATTAAAGGCTTTTGTCTTTGACCATCAATTGCATGGGGTACCAGTAGAACCGGTGGTTGAAGTAGGTGTGCCACATGAAGAAATTGTCATCATTGCTCAAAAACATCAAGCAGACTTGATTATCATCGGAGCCTATGGAATGGGGCATACTAAGGATAAATTCATTGGTTCAAACCTTCAAAAGGTAATGAGAAATGCCGCTTGTCCTGTATTAGCCGTCAAAAAAATCATGAACGGAAATGACCTTCGCAAAATGGCTTTTGCCTCTACATTTGATGAAGATAGTAAGCCTGCATTCTTAAAAATGAAACCATTCTTCAAGGATTTTCAAGCTTCTATTCACTTTCTCTTTGTCAATACACCCAAAGATTTCATCACATCTAAGGAAGCTATGAGCAAAATGGACAAATTTGCGAAAGGATTGGAAGACTTAACTATACACAAACATATTTACTGCCATCATGAAGTAGAGAAGGGAATCAAAGAATTTGCAGACGAACATAAAATCGGATATGTCGGAATAGCTTCTAACAACCGAAAGTCCAAAACATCTTATCTATTAGGCAACACCGAAACATTCCTATTTAAATCAGAAATACCAGTCTTGAGTGTTAAGTTGTAAAGTAGCTTTCATTGGCTAGACTGTTTCAGAAATGAAAATATAAAAACAGCTTTAGGGGAAATTTAGAGGTCTATTACTTAAAAATAGACCTCTATTTTTTTTAGCATTTTAAAAGCCACAGATTGAACAAACTAACAAAAAAGATTCCGCTCTATAATTCGAATTATTAGGGGAGGATGTCTAATGTTAGAATTAGCGTCCTTAAATTCTATACGAAAGTTTAGCTTTTAAGTGCTCAAGTGCTGGTTTTGAACTCAACAAAAAGAGGCTACCCAATAAATCAGGTAACCTCTCAAAGCATCCTCTACAAGAGGATTTTGTAATCTTCTTATTTACTTGACCACTGCACTACTGTAAGGAGAAAGTACAAGCACTCCCTCGTCTATGGTTACAGTTCCCAAACCGTATAACAGATGATCATAATCCTTTGGTAAATCAAGGGAAATCTCAGTATCTCCCACGTTATGAACCACAAACAAGGACTGATTCTTATATTCACGGAAATAAGCCATTAATTGCTGCTCCAGCCCTCCTTCATACAAAGTCAAATCCCCTAATGCCAAGGCTCTGTTGGAATTCCTTAACTTTATTATCTCCTTGTAATGATTAAAGTAGGAAGTAGACATAGACTTTTGAATCGCCAATGGGGTTACAGTTTCATCCGTACTATAGATTGGTTGAATCCATTTGGTTCTTCCCTTGTCATTATTTTTTAAATCCCATAAAAATGGCTCTCTGATATGTTCATCCGGCTTCTTTCCCAACATCCCAATTTCTTCTCCGTAATAAAGATAAGGAGCACCCGGCATGGTCATGAGTATAGTGACTGCTTGTTTAAGTTTTTTAGGATTTTCTTCGAGAGAATTCAGTAACCTTTCCTGGTCATGATTAGACGAAAATGTGGCATCGATAAAATCTTTTGTAATCCCTTGGTAGAAATCTAAAACTTCTTTTTGCTTTTTAGCAAAGAGCATTCCATCTGCTTTTCTAAACACCTCAATAAGCGTATAATGAAAATCAAAGTTGAATAGCGCGGGTAATCCTGGTAAGTATGGGGCAACGATTTCTTTACGATCATACACCTCTCCTACTAAGTAAATATCAGGTTTGATTGCGGTCATTTTCTCCCTAAACTCTTTCCAGAATGCGTGATTATCCTCTGGTCTATCATCGGGAAATATATGCTTAGCAGCATCTAATCTAAAGCCATCTACCCCGACTTCCTCTAACCAAAAGCGACCGATATCGTAAATTTCCTCTCGAACCTTGGGGTTATCAAAATTCAAATCTGGCATCCCTCCCCAAAAAAATCCATAGTAGTAATCTTCTCCAAATCCAGGGTCATGCCATTGGCGAATGTTATCACTATCCAGTGTAATTGTCTTCTTATTAATAAAATCCGCAATGGTATCTTTTTGTGCCCAGACATAATAATCTCTGTAAGGATTATCCCTACTTTTTTGAGACTCTAAAAACCAAGGATGCTGCGTACTGGTATGATTGATGATCATATCAATCACAATTTTAATGTCTTTTTTGTGGGCTTCTTCAATCAATCGCTTGAAATCATCCATCGTCCCATAATCCGGATGAATATCTTTGTAATCAGTCACATCATACTTATGATAGGTGGGTGAAGGCATGATAGGCATAAACCAAATAGCATTGGCCCCCAGCTCCTTGACATGATCCAATTTCTTTAGTACTCCATTGATATCTCCGATCCCATCTCCATCAGAATCGTAAAAAGATTGTATAAAAATTTCATATGTAATTCCAGCGTGCGGCCAGTGATTTTCTACTTCGCCCGACCCTACTCCTCCACAAGATGACAACATTCCTACAATGATGGAAAAAGCAATTCCTTTCAAATATTTCATACTCCTTAGGAAATAGAAAAAGTCACCTAACGTGACTTTTTCTATTAATTTTTAAGTCAATAATTAATTTCTATTGATCGCATTTAACATATCGAATGCAAGTTCAAGTCGTTTGATGAAGTTTTCTTCACCTTTTCTCAACCATACACGCGGATCATAGTACTTCTTGTTTGGACTATCTGCCCCATCAGGGTTACCTAATTGGGTTTGCAAGTAGCCTTCATTGGATTGGTAATAATTCTTAATTCCTTCCCAAAAAGCCCATTGTTGATCTGTATCAATGTTCATTTTGATAGAACCATAGCTATTGGCTGCTCTGATTTCCTCTAATGATGAACCAGACCCACCGTGGAATACAAAATTGACCGGTTTAGGACCTAGTCCGTGCTTCTTACTGATGTAGTCCTGAGAATTTTTAAGTATTTCAGGTTTCAAGCTCACATTACCAGGCTTATACACCCCGTGAACGTTACCAAAAGATGCCGCCACTGTAAATAAGTCAGACACTTCTCTCAATTGTTCAAAAGCATAACAAACTTCTTCAGGCTGCGTGTAAAGCTTACTGCTATCTACATCCGAATTATCAACTCCGTCTTCTTCCCCTCCTGTAATGCCTAATTCTATCTCTATAGCCATGCCTAGCTTTGCAAACTCTTTAAAGTAAGCTAAAGAAATTTCAAGATTTTCATGCACTGTTTCTTCTGAGAGATCCAACATATGACTTGAAAACAAGGGTCTTTTAAATGCCTCAAAATAAGATTTCCCCTCTGCAAATAATCCGTCAATCCAAGGAAGTAACTTTTTAGCGGCATGGTCTGTATGCAAAATCACAGGAACACCATAAGCTTCAGCCATCCTATGTACATGCAATGCACCAGAAACGCCACCTACGATAGCACCTTTTTGTCCTTCATTCCCTACACCTTTACCTGCATAAAACTGTGCTCCTCCGTTCGAAAACTGAACGATTACAGGTGAGTTTACTTTTTTTGCAGTTTCCAATACAGCATTCACTGTACTCGTATTAATCACATTGACAGCTGGCATTGCAAATTCGGACTCTTTAGCATAAGCTAATAAGTCTTTTAGCTCTTCGCCATACTTTACACCGGGTTTAAATTTCATGGTTTTTGTTGTTGATTACTGTTTCAAAAATCGCTTTCTAATGACCGTTCGGTTATCATTTAATTCAAAGATATAAATACCCGCTTTAAAATCCTTTAAATCCAATTGTAAAATATTATCACCACCTGGAAAAACTTGTTCCGAAAGCACCGCTCCAGTCACATCAATTACTCTGTACTGAAAGCTTCCAATACCATCTGGAATCAAAATATTCACACGATTTTGTGCAGGAACAGGATAAATTTTCATCTCAGAAATATCAACCTCAGGATTGATAGAAGTAATCGGGTCTTCCATCAAAATCCCTTCCTCTGGAGTTGGCAAGGGCTGATTGGTGAAAAGTAAAAACTCATTTGCTCGCAATCGGAAGGTTCGTGTATTGCCCGTAACTTGGATTTCCTCTCCCGTAAAATAATTGTAGTAGGTGCCAGGACCAGGGAAGCTCAAGGTAGCATTCGTTACATCTGTTAGACCAAAATTCCCATGCAAAATCACTTGAAAATCTCCATCAACCAAGCGAATGGATTTTAAAGGTTGAGCAAGGTTTAGTATTGTATTGTCAGGGCTATTGAAGGCTTTATGCTCTTTTTTCAAATGAATCATAGCCTGATACAATTTAAACAATCGCTGTCTTTCTGGATTATCTAAGTACTCCCAACGTGTAGGCTTGATTCCCAATCGGTCATTGTTGAGTTCAAGATCATATCCAAATTCTTCAAACTGCCAGAGCATTTTTGGACCAGGAATCGTAAAAAAGAAGGCTGCCATCAATTGATTTCTATTGACCGCATTTCTCAATTGACGAATATTTATCGGGGTAGTAACTCCCCATGTCAAGGATTCCCACATGGTACGTTCTTCATCATGACTCTCCATGTAGGTTATCAAGTTATTTTTCGCCCATCCTCTTGTCTGGAAATATCCCCAATCAAAGTTTCGATTACCTCCCTTGGCTATTTCCCTGAAATTGGAGTTTTCATTCCCCCAAAACATC encodes:
- a CDS encoding SulP family inorganic anion transporter — its product is MKQQNSSLLKKYIPILEWLPTYKKTDLQGDLSAGLTVGIMLIPQGMAYAMLAGLEPIHGLYAVTIPLILYAIFGTSRQLAVGPVAMVSLLTAAGIATLNPSSPEQYLMLALSLAFLVGVIQFGMGVLKLGFVVNFLSHPVINGFTSAAAIIIGLSQIKHLFRINLPNSEHVQEMFVAIYTNISDIHWVTFGIGVLGIIIIKFGKKIHPSFPAPLVAVIVGIGLVAGFDLTSQGVKIVGDVPSGLPTFSSPSFDLESLKTLFPIALTISLVGFAESFAVAKTIQAKHKNYQLNANQELIALGMANFGSAFFKGYPVTGGFSRTAVNNQAGAKTTMSSIISAVLIILTLLFFTGLFYNLPSAILAAVVLVAVSGLIDYKEPIHLWKKDKADFVMLMATFIITLTLGIETGIISGMVLSLLVVIYKATRPHMAKLAKVPGTTIYRNISRFENLQERKDILVLRIDGPIYFANVAYIKSKIDEWVLEKDGELRLIVLNMESVTHIDSTGAHELHEWFAIWKKAGIIGSMSSVKGPIRDVLNRWNLIEEIGKDNIFIDDNSACGSYDHEIDPKILEEINSYATQTTVK
- a CDS encoding alpha-amylase family glycosyl hydrolase, which produces MLSSCGGVGSGEVENHWPHAGITYEIFIQSFYDSDGDGIGDINGVLKKLDHVKELGANAIWFMPIMPSPTYHKYDVTDYKDIHPDYGTMDDFKRLIEEAHKKDIKIVIDMIINHTSTQHPWFLESQKSRDNPYRDYYVWAQKDTIADFINKKTITLDSDNIRQWHDPGFGEDYYYGFFWGGMPDLNFDNPKVREEIYDIGRFWLEEVGVDGFRLDAAKHIFPDDRPEDNHAFWKEFREKMTAIKPDIYLVGEVYDRKEIVAPYLPGLPALFNFDFHYTLIEVFRKADGMLFAKKQKEVLDFYQGITKDFIDATFSSNHDQERLLNSLEENPKKLKQAVTILMTMPGAPYLYYGEEIGMLGKKPDEHIREPFLWDLKNNDKGRTKWIQPIYSTDETVTPLAIQKSMSTSYFNHYKEIIKLRNSNRALALGDLTLYEGGLEQQLMAYFREYKNQSLFVVHNVGDTEISLDLPKDYDHLLYGLGTVTIDEGVLVLSPYSSAVVK
- a CDS encoding carbonic anhydrase is translated as MCTTNLNKFFDYNKAWASEILKENPTYFTDIKEGQKPIALLLGCSDSRVSPSTVLGNNLGEFFIHRNIANVVSHTDLNFLSVMQYAVESLGVKDIIVYGHYGCGGIKAAFENKTNGLIDNWLANIKDVIRHHKAELDDLENYDDKINLLVEMNVLEQIENIKQTSVYKKAVDRGEGLRLHAWVFDFSTGLVHDVKKKYNLEPAHI
- a CDS encoding universal stress protein translates to MKRLIVPIDFSTYSDNAFMTAIKIAQKSEATITCINVVSTELDWKNLSPERKIKFPHIIDLEAEAKEKLKAFVFDHQLHGVPVEPVVEVGVPHEEIVIIAQKHQADLIIIGAYGMGHTKDKFIGSNLQKVMRNAACPVLAVKKIMNGNDLRKMAFASTFDEDSKPAFLKMKPFFKDFQASIHFLFVNTPKDFITSKEAMSKMDKFAKGLEDLTIHKHIYCHHEVEKGIKEFADEHKIGYVGIASNNRKSKTSYLLGNTETFLFKSEIPVLSVKL
- a CDS encoding Crp/Fnr family transcriptional regulator, whose protein sequence is MEVEELKLKLPNITDPNLLKSMLAHGTIHEFPSGKIITEPGQFIKMVPVVLDGAIKILRMDDDGKELFLYYLEPGETCALSLTCCSASKPSEIKAVAEEKTIILGIPLQKHEEWTDQFKQWKDFVANTYQARFQEMLVALDAVAFKRMDERLMRYIVTKMKQYKANELSITHQEIANELGTSREVISRLLKQLEKKKWIELGRNVIYIRDDFEELITKD
- the fbaA gene encoding class II fructose-bisphosphate aldolase, whose product is MKFKPGVKYGEELKDLLAYAKESEFAMPAVNVINTSTVNAVLETAKKVNSPVIVQFSNGGAQFYAGKGVGNEGQKGAIVGGVSGALHVHRMAEAYGVPVILHTDHAAKKLLPWIDGLFAEGKSYFEAFKRPLFSSHMLDLSEETVHENLEISLAYFKEFAKLGMAIEIELGITGGEEDGVDNSDVDSSKLYTQPEEVCYAFEQLREVSDLFTVAASFGNVHGVYKPGNVSLKPEILKNSQDYISKKHGLGPKPVNFVFHGGSGSSLEEIRAANSYGSIKMNIDTDQQWAFWEGIKNYYQSNEGYLQTQLGNPDGADSPNKKYYDPRVWLRKGEENFIKRLELAFDMLNAINRN